The Rhodococcus rhodochrous DNA window CAGTAACCTCACCATCGAAACGCTTCGCCATCTCGTATCGAACCCGGCTGACGTGCGGCCTATATGTAACCACCATGATTGTTTTCCAGCCTTCAGATTTCGCAGTGGTCGCGATTGCAGTCGCTTCGCCTCGAGTCGTCGAGGGAGCCGGATCAAAGCATAGGATTCTCACGTCCTGCGCGGCTCCGCAGAAATCGTTCATCAATGAGTCATCAGGACCGTACGGATTCGATAATAAGACCACATCAGCGAGACCGGCTTTCGCCAAGTTAAGCGCATACTGTTCGCGACCATCGTGCGCCCCTGCGACGACTGCGATTGCATCCGCCTCGTGGGGGGAATCCATACGAGGCCAAACAATGAATTTCAATGAGCCGACGAACAAAACCAATCCGGCGATAAACATGACTAATATAGTCCCGGCGATGCAGCGTCGGATAGTTGTCAACGTCGTGGTGAAAAAAACGAAGCGTCGCAACATCGATCTACCCAGTTTGATTCACAAATTACCGCGCACTTGAAGCGCGGTGCCTGCGGGCGGCACGTAGACACCCATCCCCTATGCAGGCATCGAGCTTTCCGCGCAGGATCAAAATCATCACGCGCTCTGCCCTCGCCGTCCCATCCCTTTACATATAACCGTCACCCCTCCAACGCTAGCTCATGTCCCGAATCTATCGGCATGGTGTGCCGATCAGCTACGACGGGAGTACGGCTCTGGACAAGCTCAAACAAGCTGCCCGGAGCGATGTTCGCTGGCCGCTGGGGCGAGACGCCGTGCTACTTCTGCGACCCCCCAAGGCTATTTTCCGGGGAGTAGACCGATTGGTATGTAGGACCCGGATCGCGCGCTTGATTGACTACCAATCCGCCCGCGAAGATCGCCAAAGCACTGATCAGGCCCACGATGGCGGCAATCAACCAGA harbors:
- a CDS encoding YdcF family protein, with the translated sequence MFIAGLVLFVGSLKFIVWPRMDSPHEADAIAVVAGAHDGREQYALNLAKAGLADVVLLSNPYGPDDSLMNDFCGAAQDVRILCFDPAPSTTRGEATAIATTAKSEGWKTIMVVTYRPHVSRVRYEMAKRFDGEVTVVAVPRSIPESRWPYAYLREMGGFTKTVLDSAQSFSEQVRSAATRLLPNL